The Banduia mediterranea DNA segment TTCCTTTCTCGCCGTCTTCGCGGCGCTTTCAATGCTCTTTTTCTTGCTTTTATCTTTCGATTCTACGTGGTTCGCTGCGGAGTTCAGAGATTTATCCACCATCTGCGCAAATATGTTGTGGATAGAATCGACGCCCCAGCCGAGATCGACGAACGCCATCGTGATGTTCCAAAGCACACTCAACAGTTCGCTTTCCTGCTCTGGCGTCATCTCGAATTCTTCGAGGTAATGCCGGTATCGCTCGGGATCGAGCGTCATGTTCCCGGACTGTGGCGGGCCGGTTTCCGCTTGCGTTTCAAGGTCGTTGAAATCCTGTCGCATCGTTCGTGTTCCTATTCTTCAATTGCGATGTTCACCTCCTGCGTTCGGAACAAAAGGAGAACATTTATACCTCCAAAACAGATAAAATCAAGAAAATAAATGGATTCATTAGGAATAAATTCATAGAAATTAACTTTATTCCCTATCGATCCAATTTTCGTTCTTGCGCGCGCGTCTGCGCTTCACGCCGTTGCTGGGCACGCTTGTATTCATCACGCCACCGCGCGTTGAACGTCTTGCGCAGTTCGGACAGCGCGTTTCGGGGCCGAAGGCTCGGAGCCGGTCTTTCCTGCTTGACCATCGAGGAGCCGCTTTCGGTGGCGCGGGCGTGTTGCTCTTGAGCCGCCTGCTGAGCCCCCGCAAACGCGGGCCGGACTGAGCGCGCCTCGCGCAAGGCTTCCGGCGCGCGCAGTCTCAGCCCATCGTCATGCCACGCATGGCTGGCATTGCCCTTGGACCGACTATCGCGAGCGCTCACGGCTGCGCCTGCGCTCCGGTGCCGCCTGGCTTTGTTCTTCGTAGTCACGCATGCGGTCGTCGCGGCGTTCGCGCAGGGTGATACGCCCGTTGACCGGAACGCTATCCAGCGCCACGTCGTAGCCCTGCAGCGAAATCCTGAAAGACCAACAGCAACCTGATCCCGAAACCTCGTCCCCATGTAAGAAGGCTCTCCAGGCCCTGGACGAAATAATTGCTCACCTCGTCGAGAATCAGATGGACGGGCCAGCGCTTGTTGGGATGGCGCTTCAAGGCCGTCAGGATCGCGAACAGCGTCAGGCCCACATATTTCTGGTGGGACTCCATGCGGCTGGCATCCGGCACGATGAAGATCGTCGTCGGCTTTTTCGGGTTGCGCATGTCCCGAAGCGAAAAGCTCGACCGGCGCATGGAGGTCGACAAACTCCCATAGGCATACGGCGCAAGCGCCTGCTGTGCCGAGCTGACGAAGGAATCGAAGGTCTTGCTGTCTTCGTTGGTCATCAAGGCCAGCCCGTTGCTGGCGTGCGCCCGGAACAGGTCGCCGAAGGCTTTCAGGTCTTCGGGAGCGTGGTTGGACGCCCAATCGGCCTGATCCAGCGGCATCGGTCCTTCGGGCAGCGGATTGCCTTTCATGTCCACGCCGACGACCCAGCGCAGGTTTTGTTCGAGGTGCTTGCGGTCCTCGATCAACAGCGCAACGGCTTCGAGCGTCGCGTCGTAGCCCTCGACGATGCACTCCAGCAGGATCGCGTCGCCCTTGATCTTTCTGGCCCCCTCGCGCCAATAGGTATCGTTGTTGGTCTGTCCGGCAGGCTCCGGCAGGAGCTGCGTGCAGAGTTCGCGCAGATCGTCGGGGATGTCCCGCAAGCCGCCCGGTCGATGGAGACTGTCGACAATGACATCCAGCGGATTGAGTTGATCGGTGTCGCCGAGAATGTCCGGGAACAAGCCGCCGGGATTGAGCACGATGACCCGCTCGCCACGCTTTTCGAGCGTGCGCTTGTTGTCTTTGTATTTTTGCGCCCGGTCGCCAAGCGTTTTTTCTTCAGTTATTAGATAGTTCCCGAAGTCTCGCAGGTGGAAAACTTCCCAACATTGCGCCAAGGCCCCTTTGTGCTTGCCGAATTTGTATTGAGCTTGGCCCTTGCCGCCGCTGCTCATCTTGTCGACCAGATACTCAAGCAGTTCCTCGGCGGTCCAGTCAGAACCGGGGTTAAAGTCTTTCATTGCGCGCTGAACAGGTATCCCATAGGTTCAGCAACCGAGGGTACTGCATCGTGGCGACGGCTTCGATACCGAATCACCCTTATTACTGGGGTTCCTCCAGTTTGCGAGCCAACTGCTCGGCCTCCATGCGTTCCACAGCCTCCATGCGTTCCACAGCCTCCGTGCGTTCCACAGCCTCCGTGCGTTCCGCGTTCTCCACGTCGTACCAGAATTCCCTGATCTTCCGATCGCCGGCACCGACTCGGAATTCCTGATCCCAAATCCGATGCATCGCCTCACAAAAGAATCGGGTACGAAGCTCAGCGGATGGCATTCCGCTAGTCACGGGGGGAGTGTGTTGTTGCTTGCTCAGGCCAGTGGAAAACCACCCGGTAAGCCTGTTGAACAAGTAAACGTACTCAGGAGGTACGTTCTTGATCGTGATCGACTGCGGCGCGCGCGGGTCCTTTTTCCCTCTTTTGGTCATCCATGATTCACTTCCTGCTACTGCCTGTAGCGCTCGTTGTGTTGGTTTTCGAATTTCTCTATAGAAATTATATTGTTATGTCAATCAAAAAATGTCTTCCCGTCTTTTTCTTAGGCGGGTCCATCGACGATACGCTGGGAGCGCATAGGTAACGAGTTCAGGTGGGGATTACGTGGGACCCGAGTTGCAATGCCTGCGATCTGGATTTGTACGCGCGGGCGCAGCCAGATGCCGAGGTGCTGTATTACGGGCACACACGCACGGCGCAAGGCGACACCTTCTTCAAGGACTTCCTTAGCTCACCCGCGCTGTCGCACGGACAGGAAACCATCGCTTTTTCCGTTCCGGTCGATTTGAGCATCCTTCGGCTCGCTGTCAACTTCTTCGGGGGCAGCGCTTCCGCAGGTGGCGTGCGCGGCGAAATCCGCCTCGCCGTGAACGAGCGCACCTATGCGATGCCGTTCCATATCACCGCAACCCAAGGCAACCAGGGTGCGGGCATGCAAGCCGTCATGGCAGGCGCCGCCCCGACCGGACCGCATACGGTTCTGATTGACCCGCTGAGCATCGTCGGCGGCAAAGCCGCGCACTCGTGAACCAACGCCAGCCAGCCCCCAGCTCCATCGCACAGGCCATTGTCTGCGGCCTGTGCGGATGGCTGGGCCTGCAAAACCTGCCCTTGATTCAGGGTGGGGACATTCGCTGGCTGCCTGCGATGCTGTTCGCCGTCTCGGCCATGGCCGGAATCGCCCTGACGAGCCGCATTCTGCTCATTGTGGCTCGTCTGCTGGACTGGCTGGCGGCGCAGCAACCCAAGGATCGTAAGAATTCCGTCGAATGGGCGCGTTTCAAGGACTTGAAACCGGAGATTTCAAAGAAGCCCGTCGGGCCATTCTGGGGCGTCCTGCCCGACAAGCCGGATGTCGGGTTGTTCATCGATTTTCAATCCAATGCCTATGCCGTCGCACCATCCGGAACGGGCAAGGGCATCAACAAAACGATCAACGATCTGCTGTCCGTTCGCGGCGACAAAGTATCGGTCGACTTCAAGGGCGAACAGGCCACGATGCTCAAGCGACGTTTCGAGGGTGCACTTCGTCGCGCGGACTTCAAACAGCTAGGCAACCCTCCGAGTGCCTATCTGAACCTTCAACGGGACCCCTCACAAGCGGGGATCAATGATGATCGCGCAAGGCGCTACTTGCAGGCGTTCGGCGATTACTTAGGCCACCAGGAACCAATCATCTCGCGAACCCTTTTGAGCTTTTTGACATTCGTTCGTGACTTGAACGGCGGTGTGATGTCGGCGTTTTACAAGGGCAACAAAGTAGATTCACCAGATCAAAAGCAGAAATCAGAGCAAAGCGCCATTGAGATGCTGAATGCCGTGGTCGGGAAGTTGGAAGCTCGTATCGCGGAAATCGAAGGGCGTGGTAATCACATCAAGGTCGATGATCGCGAAGAAACGTGGTTGGACGCCCCTGCATGTAGCCTGCGCTACAGGCCACAGCGATATTGCGCGCCTTCTGCGAGAGCATGGAGCGAAAGTCGACGTGGCCTGTGTCGGTGGCTTCACACCATTGGATTGGGCCCAACATTGGGCAATAGAAAAAGGTCGCACGGATGTTGTCCAAGCACTATTGGCAATTCCGAACAATCAATGAGAAAATAGTTTGTGCAGGAGCTGTACGTTATACAGAACATGCATCGCTGAGAACGCTTCGGATTTTGCAATGGATTTATTCGCGCGAAACTTACCTCCGAGCATGCACGAACAAAGAAGCCTATTGCTTGTGTACTACACCGTGTGATTTTCCCCGTTCACGTTAAGGAACATGTGCGGACGCGGTTCTGATCTGGCGGCGTATTACGCCGAAGTCTTTGGTGCTCGTCCGCCGTGCGCAAGATGGGCGCTGTAATACAGCGCATCTTGGCAAGGGTAACCTAGGTTTCCCGTTGCATCCCTTCCTTGTGGTTCACGGTCGGGATCGACCCGCCCCTGAACCATCAAGCGTTTCGCCTCTTGACCACTCGCAGGACTTGGAGATTGATCCTCTCCACCTGCACCGAACCATGTCCGAACGTCTGGCCGTTCGATTGCCAGTCAGGGCGTTCCTGCCCCGACACCCTGACCAAAGGCTTTCGCGCCCTTGGAACTACGACCAACCCTGCGCGGTTTGGATGCGCGTCTTGTTTGCTCCTACGACTCACCTTCCGCAGCATGGCGAGTATCCCATTGCGGCGGCACAAGAAATCTGCCGCGTCGCCATTCCTCGACAATTGCGGACTCGAACCAATCGTCGTCAAGGTGCGCATGATCGAGAATAATAATCTGGAAATCATTCCCAATATGCGCGCAGGCGGCATTCATCAGCCCGAATAGTGCGCGAACCGCGTGCCTGTCTTTGTCATCCAGAGGGTCAAGGCGGCCATCCTGATCTCGTTCCGCCGGATAATGAGCCTGAGATGGCTGATCAAAAATAACAAAGCCTGGAACCGGACGGTTTCTGCGTCGGAACCACCAATGCAATGCAAGGTGGGTAAGCACATGGTATCCGACCCAATTCTCTCCGCTTCCCATTCGATTCAGAGGAATTGGTCCATCCTCTGTATCAGCAACAACGGTAAGTTTCTTAATATCAAAACGCAGCGCACTTCCACTATGTTCGAGGTCCAGGTTTTGGGCGTACTCGGACATTTGTTTGCTAATGAGATTGAGGTAGGTATCGACCCGCTGTGCGATATCATCTGCGTTCACAGCGGCCTCAAGCGCCACAACACGATTTCTCGCGGCGTCGATTTGTGGCGTGAGGTCTACTTCGGGATCTGAGGGCCGGACACTATCAAGGAATGAACTGATGCGGCCGACAATGCGCGCACGTTCAATCAGCATGTCCTGCATATTTTTGGCGCGCTCATCTTCAGCGATAGCCTTGCTCAAGGCGGCTTGTGCTTCGACAAGATCGGCTTCTAGGCTTTGACGCTTCTTCTCCAATTCCTCGATGTATTTTTGCAAGTGCGGTTGCTCAACTTCGACTGCGTCGAGTTGGGCGTCGATTTGCTCAAGTGCTGCTCGAATCTGACGCGCCTCTGGAGTAGGTACGCTAAGCGCGCTGGCGCACACAGGGCACTGATCACCCGGAACATCAGGCGCTTTGAATAGCCCGATTGAACTTAGTCTCGCCCGCTGTTCGCCGCTTTCTCGGGTATATGCACTTTGTTCCGACATTAAGATACGGGCTGCGCGGATGTCGTCTGAAGCCTGCGTCAGTAGTTGACGAAGCGTGGATTGCTCATTGCGCAGGCGCTCTACCGTATCGCCAAAATCGGGGATGGAGCGATCAGTCAGAAGTTCGGTACGGCTGGCGGCCTCAAGTACACCAAGCGCGGCGTCCAGATCGGATGCGACTGGCTCGAATTCCTGTCGGATGATGCCGACCCGCTTACCGTCATTGATGAGGCGGCGAATGCGGTTCAAATCAAAGTTTCGTTGGTCTTTGAGTTGCGCAATACGCTGTTCCAGCGCTCGCAATGCTTCGCGAGCCATATCCAGTTCGTGCTGACGCAAGAAGTGCTCTTCATCTACTGCCCCCAAAAAATATGGGAACGTATCCTTGATCGCTTGAGGGATGAATTGCTCCCCCTGTCGGTGAAATAGCCTGTCCCGATTGTCAATTTCATCCTGCTTTTGGAAGCACAAGAACAATGCGTGCCGGATCGTTGCCTGAAGCGGAAGCCTCGTTCCAGATAGAGGACGGTGTTCGTTCTCGGCAATGCCGACGAACCTTGTCAGCAAGGTGATGAGTTCGCTTTCGATGATGTTCTTTTGCAGCTCCTCTATCGAAGGCGGCGCATCAAAGGCCCCTCGGCGGACATAAATCTCTGCACTGGTATCTGTGCCAGGGCCAGGATTCTTTCGCGCGACAAAAACCGTGTCATTTTCCTTGGAGATTTCCAGACCGAACCAGCTAACGCTGCGCCGGATCACGCCCTCAGCGACATTGCAATAACTTCTGCCCAGGCAATAATCAATGATGTCGATAATGGCGGATTTCCCGGTCTTGGAATCGCCGGTAATGACATTCAGGCCATTCTTGTTAAAAGGCAGAACTCGTCGGTCGCCAGAGTGAGAGTAGAGAATGATCGCCCCAATTCTCATGCTCATGGCTTAATCCCCCAAGCCGACAGAATGGTAGAAGTCGTGCCTGCTTTTGCGAACCAACGACCGAGCAATTTTGTAGCGTTAATGCAGTCTCTCGCGTCGTAGCTGAGCGTTTCGTCAAACTTAGGCGTTGATGCTACGCGCGTCGGGCCAGCGACAAGGCCGCCGTCCTCGCTGACTGAGAGCGATGAGCGATCAATGGCGAAGCGAATAGCTTCTTGAAGCACAGGCCGAAAGCTTTGCGCCCGTTCCTTATAGCCGATAATGGAGTTCGAATTCCGTTCCAGCCATGTGTACATTGACGTTAGTGTCGAGCTGGGCAGAAGCGACCGTGTATGCGGATGGAGTGTGATCGGCAGTGCGCAGAATGGCAGAACAAATGGACAGTCGGCCCCTTTCGCTTTCTTGTACTCCCGCGCAAATTCAATGATCAGCAGCCCACAGAACGCTGCGTTGAAAAGATAGGCTTCCTCAGGTACGCGGTCATCCCACCGAACTGGAGCGATCATTCTTCTTCCTCCGGGAGGTGGAAAATGTCGCGAAAGTCTGGATGCCAGCCGACGCGGACACGCTCGGCCAACACATGGTATGAACCCACTGTCAGCCAGGCTTCATGTCGGTTTCGGAATGGCACCTGGGAACGATTTGCCCAATGAAATATCGTTCGTCCAAACGCTTGCTTCTCATCGTCGGACGAGAAGATAACGCCCTCTACCTGCGCCAACCACTCCCGGTCCCAGCGATCAACAAGCGTATCGTCGTAGCGCTGAGTTTCTCCATCGAGTAGCGCATTTTTGCGTATCCACTCGGATCGTTGCGTTGTCGCCCTATAATAGTCACGTTTTGCCCCGTCAACTGACGACTGACCTAGGCCCACGCGACGCATCTGCTGCACAAAAATGCGACTGTCCGGTGCCAGTTGTTCGGCATCTGGAGGTGCCTCAATATGGGGAGTCAGTATCAGCTCGTCGCGCTTGAATGCAATCGCCAGTTCGTCGATTTTGCTTCGCAA contains these protein-coding regions:
- a CDS encoding type IV secretory system conjugative DNA transfer family protein, translated to MKDFNPGSDWTAEELLEYLVDKMSSGGKGQAQYKFGKHKGALAQCWEVFHLRDFGNYLITEEKTLGDRAQKYKDNKRTLEKRGERVIVLNPGGLFPDILGDTDQLNPLDVIVDSLHRPGGLRDIPDDLRELCTQLLPEPAGQTNNDTYWREGARKIKGDAILLECIVEGYDATLEAVALLIEDRKHLEQNLRWVVGVDMKGNPLPEGPMPLDQADWASNHAPEDLKAFGDLFRAHASNGLALMTNEDSKTFDSFVSSAQQALAPYAYGSLSTSMRRSSFSLRDMRNPKKPTTIFIVPDASRMESHQKYVGLTLFAILTALKRHPNKRWPVHLILDEVSNYFVQGLESLLTWGRGFGIRLLLVFQDFAAGLRRGAG
- a CDS encoding DUF3732 domain-containing protein; translation: MSMRIGAIILYSHSGDRRVLPFNKNGLNVITGDSKTGKSAIIDIIDYCLGRSYCNVAEGVIRRSVSWFGLEISKENDTVFVARKNPGPGTDTSAEIYVRRGAFDAPPSIEELQKNIIESELITLLTRFVGIAENEHRPLSGTRLPLQATIRHALFLCFQKQDEIDNRDRLFHRQGEQFIPQAIKDTFPYFLGAVDEEHFLRQHELDMAREALRALEQRIAQLKDQRNFDLNRIRRLINDGKRVGIIRQEFEPVASDLDAALGVLEAASRTELLTDRSIPDFGDTVERLRNEQSTLRQLLTQASDDIRAARILMSEQSAYTRESGEQRARLSSIGLFKAPDVPGDQCPVCASALSVPTPEARQIRAALEQIDAQLDAVEVEQPHLQKYIEELEKKRQSLEADLVEAQAALSKAIAEDERAKNMQDMLIERARIVGRISSFLDSVRPSDPEVDLTPQIDAARNRVVALEAAVNADDIAQRVDTYLNLISKQMSEYAQNLDLEHSGSALRFDIKKLTVVADTEDGPIPLNRMGSGENWVGYHVLTHLALHWWFRRRNRPVPGFVIFDQPSQAHYPAERDQDGRLDPLDDKDRHAVRALFGLMNAACAHIGNDFQIIILDHAHLDDDWFESAIVEEWRRGRFLVPPQWDTRHAAEGES
- a CDS encoding three component ABC system middle component translates to MIAPVRWDDRVPEEAYLFNAAFCGLLIIEFAREYKKAKGADCPFVLPFCALPITLHPHTRSLLPSSTLTSMYTWLERNSNSIIGYKERAQSFRPVLQEAIRFAIDRSSLSVSEDGGLVAGPTRVASTPKFDETLSYDARDCINATKLLGRWFAKAGTTSTILSAWGIKP